A single Pseudomonas brassicacearum DNA region contains:
- a CDS encoding response regulator, producing the protein MPNKALRILIADPQHAHRIVLERLFNQQGYFRIVPVSHVQELLTLVEYGSEPFDLIVINAGLASGALDLHDFVIYNPQVRHGMIYNAQPASLSSVPVARRASMHLSQAPLPDLASLQRLMEWVDPHASESLQPWTHPLRQGHGR; encoded by the coding sequence ATGCCGAACAAAGCACTCCGTATCCTGATTGCCGACCCACAACATGCTCATCGAATCGTGCTGGAGCGCCTGTTCAATCAACAGGGCTATTTCCGGATTGTCCCCGTGAGTCATGTGCAAGAGTTGCTGACGCTGGTGGAGTACGGCAGCGAGCCGTTCGACCTGATTGTCATCAATGCCGGGCTGGCAAGCGGGGCGTTGGACCTGCACGATTTTGTTATCTATAACCCGCAGGTTCGTCACGGGATGATTTACAACGCGCAACCGGCCAGCCTGTCGTCGGTGCCGGTCGCGCGCCGAGCGAGCATGCACCTGAGCCAGGCGCCGTTGCCTGATCTTGCCTCCCTGCAGCGCCTGATGGAATGGGTCGATCCTCACGCCAGTGAGTCGCTGCAACCTTGGACGCACCCCCTCAGGCAGGGCCATGGGCGCTGA
- a CDS encoding transporter substrate-binding domain-containing protein gives MMLFLRTGLVALLLGSVSVAPTVGAAPEVLLVLGRSNVSDYSVSLDNADWTWLRQKGTLQLGASAPDYAPFSITGNGRDYEGLTADYAQLLGQLLHVKVQVQRYPSRAESLQALRGGEIDMLGTANGFEAADRDLAMSRPYADDLPTLVARINDSQDLPSDLAGKRVAMLYHYLPPETVEAFYPEASLQLFPSTLSAIGAVAFGQADVYLGDSISSNYLISKNYLNNIQLADFSRMEVQPFAFAVSRDNTRLLRIINAALQAIPASEHMSILRRWSAGGASMPGQQVLHFSVKEQRWLDAHPRIKVAVNENFLPLTFFDAQGHLRGIGADVLARVSLRTGLKFDVQRGGSVDDLIGQIKSGKADVLATAIPSTELEDELRFTRPYLTNPFVLVVPARAEGPLTLDQMAGKRLALVRGNVLREFLLEQFPRVQLVTAQNNADAMAMVAAGTADAAINPLISARYMISRQYRDKLQVTSTVGTLPARVALATNRGALELYSILDKALLSISPEEMDELTNRWRSEVVIDDSYWLRNRTTILQGFTVAALLLLVTLGWVIYLRRLLEQLRVAKQSADDANRAKTTFVATMSHEIRTPMNAVIGLLELALKKADQGIVDRFAIEVASGAAHGMLDLIGDILDIARIESGKLSLAPQRANLHELTESVARIFEGLARQKHLRLQRVLDAGVNRDVLIDPLRFKQIVSNLLSNAIKFTDQGEVRLSVRGEPDAEHGRLGICLRVEDTGCGISPEDQRRLFNPFTQATHTTQSARSGSGLGLVISRTLCEMMGGTLTLRSVMGEGTQVEILLDLSVLDALPAAPPVEAEALVPGRALNILVVDDYPANRLLLSQQLGYLGHRVQEAQNGVEGLHAWRSEHFDVVITDCNMPLMSGYELARAIRDEERAQNLSPGVILGFTANAQAEEKDRCAEAGMDDCLFKPISLRELNASLASVTPDVGAPQPGVDLTSLEQLTGGDTTAIRALLEELVSSNADDQARLSHLSSRQDLPGLADLAHRIKGGARIVQAQRLIAACEALESACRGGDTLLLAQAVEDIRQAIKHLAEQLKIYMGK, from the coding sequence ATGATGCTGTTTTTACGCACAGGCCTGGTGGCGCTGTTGCTGGGCTCAGTGAGTGTGGCGCCAACGGTGGGCGCGGCGCCCGAGGTGCTGCTGGTGCTCGGGCGCTCCAATGTGAGCGATTATTCGGTGTCCCTGGACAATGCCGACTGGACCTGGCTGCGCCAAAAGGGCACGTTGCAACTGGGCGCCTCGGCACCGGACTACGCGCCGTTCAGCATCACCGGCAATGGTCGCGACTATGAAGGCCTGACCGCCGACTACGCGCAATTGCTCGGGCAACTCTTGCACGTCAAGGTGCAGGTCCAGCGTTATCCATCCCGTGCCGAATCGCTCCAGGCCCTGCGCGGCGGTGAGATCGATATGCTCGGCACCGCCAACGGCTTCGAAGCCGCCGATCGGGACCTGGCGATGTCCCGGCCCTATGCCGATGACCTGCCGACGCTCGTGGCCCGGATCAACGACAGCCAGGACCTGCCCAGCGACCTGGCGGGCAAGCGGGTGGCAATGCTGTACCACTACTTGCCGCCGGAGACGGTCGAGGCCTTTTATCCCGAGGCCTCCTTGCAGCTGTTTCCCTCGACCTTGAGCGCCATTGGCGCCGTGGCGTTTGGTCAGGCCGACGTTTATCTGGGAGATTCGATCAGTTCCAACTACTTGATCAGCAAGAACTACCTTAACAATATTCAATTGGCCGATTTCTCGCGCATGGAAGTGCAGCCGTTCGCCTTCGCGGTCAGCCGCGACAACACGCGCCTGTTGCGCATCATCAATGCCGCGCTGCAAGCCATCCCCGCCAGCGAACACATGAGCATCCTGAGGCGCTGGAGTGCCGGCGGCGCGAGCATGCCGGGTCAGCAGGTGCTGCATTTCAGCGTCAAGGAGCAGCGTTGGCTGGACGCTCATCCGCGGATCAAGGTGGCGGTCAACGAAAACTTCCTGCCGCTGACGTTCTTCGATGCACAAGGCCATTTGCGCGGCATCGGCGCCGATGTGCTGGCGAGGGTCAGCTTGCGCACCGGTTTGAAGTTCGATGTGCAGCGTGGCGGCTCGGTTGACGATTTGATCGGGCAGATCAAGAGCGGCAAGGCCGACGTCTTGGCAACCGCCATACCCAGCACCGAACTCGAAGACGAATTGCGCTTTACCCGACCGTACCTGACGAACCCGTTCGTGCTGGTGGTGCCCGCTCGGGCCGAGGGCCCGCTAACCCTGGACCAGATGGCTGGCAAGCGCCTGGCGCTGGTGCGCGGCAACGTGTTGCGCGAGTTCCTGCTCGAACAGTTCCCCCGCGTGCAATTGGTGACGGCGCAAAACAACGCCGACGCCATGGCCATGGTCGCCGCCGGCACGGCGGACGCTGCGATCAATCCGCTGATCAGTGCCCGCTACATGATCTCCCGCCAATACCGCGACAAGCTGCAGGTCACCAGTACCGTCGGCACTTTGCCGGCGCGCGTCGCATTGGCGACGAACCGGGGCGCACTGGAGCTTTACTCGATTCTCGACAAGGCGCTGTTGAGCATTTCTCCCGAAGAGATGGACGAGCTGACCAACCGCTGGCGCAGTGAGGTGGTGATCGACGACAGTTACTGGCTGCGCAACCGCACCACGATTCTCCAGGGGTTCACCGTCGCTGCGCTGCTGTTGCTGGTGACCTTGGGCTGGGTCATTTATCTGCGGCGCCTGCTGGAGCAATTGCGCGTCGCCAAGCAAAGCGCCGATGACGCCAATCGGGCCAAGACCACCTTCGTGGCGACCATGAGCCATGAGATCCGCACACCGATGAATGCGGTGATCGGCCTGTTGGAACTGGCCCTGAAAAAAGCCGACCAGGGCATCGTGGACCGGTTCGCCATCGAGGTCGCGTCGGGGGCCGCCCATGGCATGTTGGATTTGATCGGCGACATCCTCGACATCGCCCGCATCGAATCGGGCAAGCTGTCGCTGGCGCCGCAACGGGCCAATCTGCACGAATTGACCGAGTCGGTGGCGCGGATTTTCGAGGGCCTGGCGCGGCAGAAGCACCTGCGCCTGCAACGGGTGCTGGACGCCGGGGTCAACCGTGACGTGTTGATCGACCCATTGCGCTTCAAGCAGATCGTCTCGAACCTGTTGAGCAACGCCATCAAATTCACCGACCAGGGCGAGGTGCGCCTGAGCGTGCGCGGCGAGCCGGACGCTGAACACGGGCGCCTGGGCATTTGCCTGCGCGTCGAGGACACCGGCTGCGGGATTTCGCCTGAGGACCAGCGCCGCCTGTTCAACCCCTTTACCCAGGCCACCCACACCACCCAGTCGGCCCGCAGCGGTTCCGGGCTGGGGTTGGTCATCAGTCGCACGTTGTGCGAAATGATGGGCGGCACCCTGACGTTGCGCAGCGTGATGGGGGAGGGCACGCAGGTCGAGATTCTGCTGGACCTGTCGGTGCTCGATGCCTTGCCGGCCGCGCCGCCTGTCGAGGCCGAGGCGCTGGTGCCGGGCCGGGCGCTGAATATCCTGGTGGTCGACGACTACCCGGCCAATCGCTTGCTGTTGTCCCAGCAACTGGGCTACCTGGGCCATCGTGTCCAGGAGGCGCAGAACGGTGTCGAAGGTCTGCACGCCTGGCGCAGCGAACACTTCGATGTGGTCATCACCGACTGCAACATGCCCTTGATGAGCGGCTACGAACTGGCGCGGGCCATTCGCGACGAAGAGCGTGCGCAAAACCTGTCGCCCGGCGTGATCCTGGGGTTCACGGCCAACGCCCAAGCTGAGGAAAAGGACCGCTGCGCCGAGGCCGGAATGGACGATTGCCTGTTCAAGCCCATCAGCCTTCGGGAGCTCAATGCGAGCCTGGCTTCGGTCACGCCGGACGTGGGGGCGCCGCAGCCCGGCGTTGACTTGACCAGCCTGGAGCAACTGACCGGCGGCGACACGACCGCCATCAGGGCGCTGCTGGAGGAACTGGTCAGCAGCAATGCCGACGATCAAGCGCGACTGTCGCACCTGTCCAGCCGACAGGACTTGCCGGGCCTGGCGGACTTGGCGCACCGGATCAAGGGCGGGGCGCGGATCGTCCAGGCGCAACGCCTGATCGCCGCCTGCGAGGCGCTGGAAAGCGCTTGTCGGGGAGGCGACACCTTGCTGCTCGCCCAAGCCGTGGAAGATATTCGCCAAGCCATCAAGCACCTGGCCGAGCAACTAAAGATCTACATGGGGAAGTAG
- a CDS encoding lysine N(6)-hydroxylase/L-ornithine N(5)-oxygenase family protein gives MTQAIASPIVHDLIGIGFGPSNLALAIALQERGPVQGELDVLFLDKQADYRWHGNTLVTQSELQISFLKDLVTLRNPTSPYSFVNYLKHHGRLVDFINLGTFYPCRMEFNDYLRWVAGHFTEQSRYGEEVLRIEPLLHNQQVEALRVISRSAQGEERVRTTRALVVSAGGTARIPEAFKAFKDDARVFHHSQYLARMAGQPCVKGQPMKIAIIGGGQSAAEAFIDLNDSFPSVQVDMILRGSALKPADDSPFVNEVFSPEFTDLVFQQPHSERERLVNEYHNTNYSVVDIDLIERIYGIFYRQKVSGVARHAFRTLTTVESATATDAGVELAVRNNATGELTVRCYDAVVLATGYERQMHRTLLEPLAQYLGDFEVDRNYKLITDERCKAAIYMQGFCQASHGLSDTLLSILPVRADEIAGSLYEHGNNRGQARPVRDQLLAAV, from the coding sequence ATGACACAGGCAATTGCATCGCCCATCGTTCACGATTTGATCGGCATCGGCTTTGGCCCTTCGAACCTGGCGCTGGCCATTGCGCTGCAGGAGCGGGGGCCGGTCCAGGGTGAACTGGACGTGCTGTTCCTCGACAAACAGGCCGACTACCGCTGGCACGGCAACACCCTGGTGACCCAGAGCGAGTTGCAGATTTCCTTCCTCAAGGACCTGGTGACCCTGCGCAACCCCACCAGCCCGTATTCGTTCGTCAATTACCTCAAGCACCATGGCCGCCTGGTGGACTTCATCAACCTCGGCACCTTCTATCCGTGCCGCATGGAGTTCAATGACTACCTGCGCTGGGTGGCCGGGCACTTCACCGAACAGAGTCGCTATGGCGAAGAAGTGCTGCGCATCGAACCGCTGCTGCACAACCAGCAGGTCGAGGCGCTGCGGGTGATTTCCCGCAGTGCCCAGGGCGAGGAACGGGTTCGTACCACCCGGGCGCTGGTGGTCAGTGCCGGCGGCACGGCGCGCATTCCCGAGGCGTTCAAGGCGTTCAAGGATGACGCGCGGGTGTTCCACCATTCCCAGTACCTGGCGCGCATGGCGGGTCAGCCGTGCGTGAAGGGCCAGCCGATGAAGATCGCCATCATCGGCGGTGGGCAGAGCGCGGCGGAGGCCTTCATCGACCTCAACGACAGCTTCCCCTCGGTGCAGGTCGACATGATCCTGCGCGGCTCGGCCCTCAAGCCGGCGGACGACAGCCCATTTGTCAACGAAGTGTTCTCGCCGGAGTTCACCGACCTGGTGTTCCAGCAACCCCACAGCGAGCGCGAGCGCCTGGTCAACGAGTACCACAACACCAACTATTCGGTGGTGGACATCGACCTGATTGAACGCATCTACGGGATTTTCTATCGCCAGAAAGTCTCTGGCGTGGCCCGGCATGCATTCCGCACCCTCACCACCGTGGAGAGCGCCACGGCCACCGACGCTGGCGTGGAACTGGCGGTGCGCAACAACGCCACGGGCGAACTGACGGTGCGCTGCTACGACGCCGTGGTGCTGGCCACCGGTTACGAACGGCAGATGCACCGCACCTTGCTGGAGCCGTTGGCGCAATACCTGGGGGATTTCGAGGTGGATCGCAACTACAAGCTGATCACCGACGAGCGCTGCAAGGCGGCGATCTACATGCAGGGCTTCTGCCAGGCCAGCCATGGCCTGAGCGACACCTTGCTGTCGATCCTGCCGGTGCGCGCCGATGAAATCGCCGGCTCGCTCTATGAGCACGGGAACAATCGCGGACAGGCACGTCCGGTGCGCGATCAGTTGCTCGCCGCTGTGTAG
- a CDS encoding sigma-70 family RNA polymerase sigma factor, with the protein MLENYYRELVCFLNARLGNRQAAEDVVHDAYVRVLERASDTPIEQPRAFLYRTALNLVIDGHRRNTLRQVESLEVLDSEERFFTPSPQTSLDHGQRLDMLQRALAELPPLCRESFLLRKLEGLSHPQIAERLGISRALVEKHIVNAMKHCRIRVRQWDAH; encoded by the coding sequence ATGTTGGAAAACTACTATCGCGAGCTGGTGTGTTTCCTGAACGCCAGGCTAGGCAACCGCCAGGCGGCCGAGGATGTGGTGCATGACGCCTATGTACGGGTGCTGGAGCGCGCCAGCGACACCCCCATCGAACAGCCCCGGGCGTTCCTCTATCGCACGGCATTGAACCTGGTGATCGACGGGCATCGGCGCAATACCCTGCGTCAGGTCGAATCCCTGGAGGTGCTGGACAGCGAAGAGCGCTTCTTCACCCCGTCGCCCCAGACCAGCCTCGACCATGGCCAACGCCTGGACATGCTCCAGCGCGCCCTGGCCGAGCTGCCGCCGCTGTGTCGCGAAAGTTTCCTGCTGCGCAAGCTCGAAGGCCTGTCCCATCCGCAAATCGCCGAGCGCCTGGGCATTTCCCGGGCACTGGTGGAAAAACACATCGTCAACGCCATGAAGCACTGCCGCATTCGCGTGCGGCAGTGGGACGCGCATTAA
- a CDS encoding efflux RND transporter periplasmic adaptor subunit — MKRPRPTRRAWLLTFALLPAVAFAAWQAVAPSRAPLVTAPVTRGDIENSVTALGTLQPRRYVDVGAQASGQIQKIHVEAGDEVSEGQLLVEIDPSTQKARLDAGRFSIENLKAQLQEQRAQHDLAQQKFRRQQQLKAGGATREEDVQTAQAEVRATKARIDMFQAQIRQAQANLRSDEAELGYTRIYAPMSGTVVAVGAREGQTLNAQQQTPLILRIARLSPMTVWAEVSEADIGHVKPGMVAYFTTLAGGARRWSSTVRQILPVPPRPLEASQGGSPSGGRSGSERVVLYTVLLDVDNADRALMTDMTAQVFFVAAQAKNVLTVPIAALQDAGQVRVLADNGDVQPRTVRTGVSDRLRTEIVDGLSEGDRVLIGPASGSGG; from the coding sequence ATGAAACGTCCCCGCCCTACCCGACGCGCCTGGCTTCTCACCTTCGCCCTGCTTCCGGCCGTGGCCTTCGCCGCGTGGCAAGCGGTCGCGCCAAGCCGTGCGCCCCTGGTCACCGCGCCCGTCACCCGTGGCGATATCGAAAACAGCGTCACCGCCCTGGGCACCCTGCAACCGCGGCGTTATGTCGACGTCGGCGCCCAGGCGTCCGGGCAGATCCAGAAGATTCATGTGGAAGCCGGCGACGAGGTGAGCGAAGGCCAGTTGCTGGTGGAAATCGACCCGTCCACGCAAAAAGCCCGGCTCGACGCCGGGCGTTTTTCAATCGAGAACCTCAAGGCCCAGCTTCAGGAACAGCGCGCCCAGCACGACCTGGCGCAGCAGAAATTCCGCCGCCAGCAGCAACTCAAGGCCGGCGGCGCTACCCGTGAGGAAGACGTGCAAACTGCCCAGGCCGAAGTGCGAGCGACCAAGGCGCGCATCGACATGTTCCAGGCCCAGATCCGCCAAGCCCAGGCCAACCTGCGCAGCGACGAGGCCGAGCTAGGCTATACGCGCATCTATGCGCCGATGAGCGGCACCGTGGTCGCCGTCGGTGCCCGGGAAGGCCAGACCCTCAACGCCCAGCAGCAAACCCCGTTGATCCTGCGCATCGCGCGCCTGTCGCCGATGACCGTCTGGGCCGAAGTCTCGGAAGCCGACATCGGCCACGTCAAACCGGGCATGGTCGCGTACTTCACCACCCTGGCCGGCGGCGCCCGACGCTGGAGCAGCACCGTTCGCCAGATCCTCCCGGTGCCGCCACGTCCGCTGGAAGCCAGCCAGGGCGGCAGCCCCAGCGGTGGGCGCAGCGGCAGCGAGCGGGTGGTGCTCTACACCGTCTTGCTCGACGTCGACAACGCCGACCGCGCGCTGATGACCGACATGACCGCCCAGGTGTTTTTCGTCGCCGCCCAAGCCAAAAACGTGCTGACCGTGCCCATCGCCGCCTTGCAGGACGCCGGCCAGGTGCGGGTGCTGGCCGACAATGGCGATGTCCAGCCACGCACCGTTCGCACCGGCGTCAGCGATCGACTGCGTACCGAGATTGTCGACGGCCTGAGCGAAGGCGACCGGGTGCTGATCGGCCCGGCCAGCGGCAGCGGAGGCTGA
- a CDS encoding MacB family efflux pump subunit → MNTPLIELRDIRKAYGGGDSPRVEVLRGIDLSIHAGEFLAIVGASGSGKSTLMNILGCLDRPTSGEYRFAGEDVAALGSDELAWLRREAFGFVFQGYHLIPSGTAQENVEMPAIYAGTSAAERHARACALLERLGLASRTGNRPHQLSGGQQQRVSIARALMNGGHIILADEPTGALDSQSGIEVMALLDELASQGHVVILITHDREVAARAKRIIEIRDGLIISDSANALPSEVPANPKALQAVDLRQRLSAGSEHNGAWKGELVDAVQAAWRVMWINRFRTALTLLGIVIGVASVVVMLAVGEGSKRQVMAQMGAFGSNIIYLNGTAPNPRAAKGIISEYDLAALAALPEVQRIMPVNGANANVRFGNLDHTSYVGGNDTNFPTIFNWPVAQGSYFSEADERSAAAVAVIGHKVRQKLLKDVADPIGRYILIENVPFQVVGVLAEKGASSGDSDADNRVAIPYSAASVRLFGTRHPEYVVIAAKDAGKVKQAEQAVSRTLLRLHDGKQDFELTNNAAMIQAEARTQGTLSLMLGAIAAISLLVGGIGVMNIMLMTVRERTREIGIRMATGARQRDILRQFLTEAVMLSVVGGLAGIGLALLVGGALLLGKIAVAFEWLAVFGAFGCALVTGVVFGFMPARKAARLDPVAALTSE, encoded by the coding sequence ATGAACACGCCCCTGATCGAACTGCGGGACATTCGCAAGGCCTACGGCGGTGGCGACAGCCCTCGGGTGGAGGTGCTGCGCGGCATCGACTTGTCCATTCACGCCGGGGAGTTCCTGGCGATTGTCGGCGCGTCCGGCTCTGGCAAATCCACCTTGATGAACATCCTCGGCTGCCTCGACCGCCCCACCAGCGGCGAGTACCGTTTCGCCGGCGAAGACGTCGCCGCCCTGGGCAGCGACGAACTCGCCTGGCTGCGGCGCGAAGCGTTCGGTTTCGTGTTCCAGGGCTATCACCTGATTCCCTCCGGCACCGCCCAGGAAAACGTCGAGATGCCGGCCATCTACGCCGGCACCTCGGCCGCCGAGCGCCACGCCCGGGCCTGCGCCCTGCTCGAACGCCTGGGCCTGGCCAGCCGCACCGGCAACCGCCCTCATCAACTGTCCGGCGGCCAGCAGCAACGGGTGTCGATTGCCCGGGCATTGATGAACGGCGGCCACATCATCCTCGCCGACGAACCCACCGGCGCCCTCGACAGCCAGAGCGGCATCGAAGTCATGGCCTTGCTCGACGAACTGGCGAGCCAGGGCCATGTGGTGATCCTGATCACCCACGACCGCGAAGTGGCGGCCCGGGCCAAGCGCATCATCGAGATCCGCGACGGGCTGATCATCAGCGACAGCGCCAACGCTTTGCCGAGCGAGGTGCCAGCCAACCCAAAGGCACTGCAAGCCGTGGACCTGCGCCAGCGCCTGAGTGCCGGCAGCGAACACAACGGCGCCTGGAAAGGTGAGCTGGTGGACGCGGTACAGGCGGCGTGGCGGGTGATGTGGATCAATCGCTTTCGCACCGCCCTGACGCTACTGGGCATCGTCATCGGCGTGGCCTCGGTGGTGGTCATGCTGGCCGTGGGCGAAGGCAGCAAGCGCCAGGTCATGGCCCAGATGGGCGCCTTCGGCTCGAACATCATCTACCTCAACGGCACCGCGCCCAACCCGCGCGCCGCCAAGGGCATCATCAGCGAGTACGACCTGGCCGCCCTCGCCGCCCTGCCCGAAGTGCAACGGATCATGCCGGTCAACGGTGCCAACGCCAACGTGCGCTTCGGCAACCTCGACCACACCAGCTACGTCGGCGGCAACGACACCAATTTCCCGACCATCTTCAATTGGCCGGTGGCTCAGGGCAGCTACTTCAGTGAGGCCGACGAACGCAGCGCCGCGGCGGTGGCGGTGATCGGCCACAAGGTCCGGCAAAAACTGCTCAAGGATGTCGCCGACCCCATCGGTCGCTACATCCTGATCGAGAACGTGCCGTTCCAAGTGGTCGGCGTACTGGCCGAGAAAGGCGCCAGCTCCGGGGATTCGGACGCCGACAATCGCGTCGCCATCCCTTATTCCGCCGCCAGTGTGCGGCTGTTCGGCACGCGGCATCCCGAGTATGTGGTGATCGCCGCCAAGGACGCGGGCAAGGTCAAGCAGGCCGAGCAGGCCGTCTCGCGGACGCTGTTGCGCCTGCACGACGGCAAGCAGGATTTCGAACTGACCAACAACGCCGCGATGATCCAGGCCGAGGCGCGCACCCAGGGCACACTGTCGCTGATGCTCGGCGCCATCGCCGCGATTTCACTGTTGGTGGGTGGCATCGGCGTGATGAACATCATGCTCATGACCGTGCGCGAACGCACCCGCGAGATCGGCATCCGAATGGCCACCGGCGCCCGCCAGCGCGACATCCTGCGCCAGTTTCTCACCGAAGCGGTGATGCTCTCGGTGGTCGGCGGGCTCGCTGGCATCGGCCTGGCCTTGCTGGTGGGCGGCGCGTTACTGCTGGGCAAGATCGCCGTGGCCTTCGAATGGCTGGCGGTGTTCGGCGCCTTCGGTTGCGCGCTGGTCACCGGCGTCGTCTTCGGTTTCATGCCGGCCCGCAAGGCCGCCCGCCTCGACCCGGTCGCGGCCCTCACCAGTGAATGA
- a CDS encoding efflux transporter outer membrane subunit has product MKVHLTLLAASLLLVACGTPLSAPDSGLQPPPAWQNLDTPGARADNQQWWTHFGSPQLNRLIEQARLDSHDLAAAMARVRQAQASAVIAGAPLLPAVTAGLNGNRQQLLRGKGYSQLDVNRDNRTIDYYDANLSATYELDFWGGKRAARDSALKTLSASQFDRATVELTLLSGVANSYTQALSLREQQRIAEQNLANAQRVLDLVQTRYDAGSATALELSQQKSLVAAQQRRLPQVQQQASEALITLATLLGQPVQSLTLDDENFDRLHWPAIDAGVPSELLRRRPDIAAAEARLAAAQADITVARAAMLPSVTLGLSLATGADIADQLLRNNVYNLGAGLAAPIFNNGRLKAERDRTTARQEELLELYRAAIINGFADVEKALNGINGLDRQRQWQSEELHQAQTAFDIAQRRYQAGAEDLLTVLETQRTLYAAQDMNVQLRLARVQASVALYKALGGGWRAM; this is encoded by the coding sequence ATGAAAGTCCACCTGACCCTCCTGGCCGCCAGTCTTTTACTGGTGGCCTGCGGCACCCCCTTGTCGGCACCGGACAGCGGCCTCCAACCACCACCGGCCTGGCAGAACCTCGATACGCCCGGCGCCCGAGCGGATAACCAGCAATGGTGGACGCACTTCGGCAGCCCGCAATTGAACCGCTTGATCGAGCAAGCGCGCCTGGACAGCCACGACCTGGCCGCCGCCATGGCCCGGGTGCGCCAGGCCCAGGCCAGCGCGGTGATCGCTGGCGCGCCATTGCTGCCAGCGGTCACAGCCGGGCTCAACGGCAACCGCCAGCAATTGCTGCGCGGCAAGGGCTACAGCCAACTGGACGTCAACCGGGACAACCGCACCATCGACTACTACGACGCCAACCTCAGTGCCACTTATGAGCTGGATTTCTGGGGTGGCAAACGGGCGGCCCGGGACAGTGCGCTGAAGACACTGTCGGCCAGCCAGTTCGACCGCGCGACCGTGGAATTGACCCTGCTCAGTGGCGTCGCCAACAGCTACACCCAGGCGTTGTCCTTGCGCGAGCAACAGCGCATCGCCGAACAGAACCTGGCCAACGCCCAACGCGTGCTCGACCTGGTGCAGACCCGCTACGACGCCGGCAGCGCCACGGCCCTGGAACTGTCCCAGCAAAAAAGCCTGGTGGCGGCCCAGCAACGCCGCTTGCCCCAAGTGCAGCAACAAGCCAGCGAGGCGTTGATCACCCTGGCGACGCTGTTGGGGCAACCGGTGCAGTCGCTCACACTCGACGATGAAAACTTCGATCGTCTGCACTGGCCGGCCATCGATGCCGGGGTGCCCAGCGAACTGCTGCGCCGTCGCCCGGACATCGCCGCCGCCGAAGCCCGCCTGGCCGCCGCCCAAGCCGACATCACCGTCGCCCGCGCCGCCATGCTGCCCAGCGTGACCCTGGGCCTGAGCCTCGCCACCGGCGCCGACATCGCCGACCAGTTGCTGCGCAACAACGTCTACAACCTCGGCGCCGGCCTGGCCGCGCCGATCTTCAACAACGGCCGCCTGAAGGCCGAACGAGACAGAACCACCGCCCGCCAAGAGGAACTGCTGGAGCTCTACCGCGCCGCCATCATCAACGGCTTCGCCGACGTCGAAAAAGCCCTGAACGGCATCAACGGCCTGGACCGCCAACGGCAGTGGCAAAGCGAAGAACTGCACCAGGCCCAGACCGCCTTCGACATCGCCCAACGCCGCTACCAGGCCGGCGCCGAAGACCTGCTCACCGTACTGGAAACCCAACGCACGCTGTATGCCGCCCAGGACATGAACGTGCAATTGCGATTGGCGCGAGTGCAGGCGAGCGTGGCGTTGTACAAGGCGTTGGGTGGGGGTTGGCGGGCGATGTAA
- a CDS encoding DUF6124 family protein, whose protein sequence is MFKITPNPPEDESKKLNEAADRALAFYLDPKPGKPDSSPGQLFIVAQDADMECLLANLSETLASVNVMANELSFDLEGAQRSFALGIQQMVELSELLANRALDIAAPR, encoded by the coding sequence ATGTTCAAGATCACTCCCAATCCCCCCGAAGACGAGTCCAAAAAACTCAACGAAGCCGCCGACCGCGCCCTCGCCTTTTACCTCGACCCCAAACCCGGAAAACCCGACTCGTCCCCCGGACAGTTGTTCATCGTGGCGCAAGACGCGGACATGGAATGTCTATTGGCCAACCTCAGCGAAACCCTCGCCTCGGTCAATGTCATGGCCAACGAACTGTCCTTTGATCTGGAAGGCGCGCAACGAAGTTTTGCCCTGGGCATCCAGCAGATGGTCGAGCTGAGCGAGCTATTGGCGAACCGCGCCCTGGACATCGCCGCGCCGCGATAA
- a CDS encoding DUF6124 family protein has translation MFKITPNPPEDESKKLNEAADRALAFYLDPKPEKPDSSPGQLFTVAQDSDMECLLANLSETLASVNVMANELAFDLEGAQRSFALGIQQMVELSELLANRALDIAAPR, from the coding sequence ATGTTCAAGATCACCCCCAATCCCCCCGAAGACGAGTCCAAAAAACTCAACGAAGCCGCCGACCGCGCCCTCGCCTTTTACCTCGATCCCAAACCCGAAAAACCCGACTCGTCCCCCGGACAGTTGTTCACCGTGGCGCAAGACTCGGACATGGAATGTCTATTGGCCAACCTCAGCGAAACCCTCGCCTCGGTCAATGTCATGGCCAACGAACTGGCCTTTGATCTGGAAGGCGCGCAACGAAGTTTTGCCCTGGGCATCCAGCAGATGGTCGAGCTGAGTGAGCTGCTGGCGAACCGTGCCCTGGACATCGCCGCGCCGCGATAA